A stretch of the Erinaceus europaeus chromosome 23, mEriEur2.1, whole genome shotgun sequence genome encodes the following:
- the LOC107523051 gene encoding endogenous retrovirus group K member 5 Gag polyprotein-like, producing MGQESSKNEGLFLSVLQQMLLGRGIRVPHKELKQFLAFIKKSSPWFPEEGTLSLEDWRRVGKDLRKFYSEQWPSEVPALAFSLWSQLRDLLGDKSEYECLVEETQSNPRKNKGYGALEEQVSRPLLEKYKWQNDDWLDPEEEAELDDEAAHCHNDDDGLLPTIPMATVPPLKLKDRQGGHRAPANAGFMAAVKEARREGDAGFLFPVISLDDEPEWEPLPLKMLKELAQAVQSTGASSPYTLQIVETVATMWLTPYDWQQTAQSVLKPGQYILWRTEFEDQARIYLQQALFKRSRGPKPTFSMLMGRDDWGDPRQQMKIPRESLQAISKIAISGKVSVLSGIRQRPEEPFEEFIARLEETVKRMMPESEGAEILLKQLAWENANTVCKDLLQPLKRTGTIEDFIRTCMDVSPAVIQGTAMAAALQEQTLPQFIKNKNAGKRQKGKCFKCGQTGHFERECPQDNEARWPPERKLNQEERSTLRNRKHRTYGNGEGIRLGGELKGY from the coding sequence ATGGGGCAGGAGAGCTCTAAGAATGAAGGGCTCTTCCTCTCGGTCCTCCAGCAGATGCTGCTGGGACGAGGAATTAGGGTACCCCACAAAGAGCTAAAGCAATTCTTAGCATTTATTAAGAAAAGCAGCCCATGGTTCCCAGAAGAGGGAACATTATCATTAGAGGACTGGAGAAGAGTAGGAAAAGATCTGAGAAAATTTTACTCAGAACAATGGCCCAGCGAGGTTCCAGCTTTAGCCTTCTCTTTATGGAGCCAGCTGAGAGACTTATTAGGAGACAAATCAGAGTATGAATGTTTGGTAGAAGAAACACAGTCTAATCCTAGGAAAAATAAAGGCTATGGAGCTCTTGAGGAACAAGTTAGTCGCCCACTACTAGAGAAGTATAAGTGGCAGAATGATGACTGGTTAGATCCTGAAGAAGAGGCAGAATTAGATGATGAGGCTGCCCATTGTCATAATGATGATGACGGTCTTTTGCCCACCATCCCTATGGCCACGGTGCCTCCCTTGAAGCtcaaagacagacagggaggacaTAGAGCCCCTGCTAATGCTGGGTTTATGGCCGCCGTAAAAGAGGCAAGAAGAGAAGGGGATGCTGGGTTCCTCTTCCCGGTAATATCATTGGATGATGAACCAGAGTGGGAGCCTTTACCattaaaaatgttaaaggaaTTAGCTCAGGCAGTTCAGTCCACAGGAGCTTCCTCACCATACACTTTACAAATAGTAGAAACGGTGGCAACTATGTGGTTAACTCCCTACGACTGGCAGCAAACAGCCCAGTCAGTTTTGAAGCCAGGACAATATATTTTGTGGAGAACAGAGTTTGAAGATCAGGCCAGAATTTACTTGCAACAGGCATTGTTTAAAAGAAGCAGAGGCCCCAAGCCAACATTCTCTATGTTAATGGGCAGAGATGACTGGGGGGATCCCCGGCAGCAGATGAAAATTCCCAGAGAGTCCCTACAAGCTATTTCTAAGATAGCCATCTCAGGGAAGGTTTCGGTTCTCTCTGGTATCAGGCAGAGACCGGAGGAGCCTTTTGAAGAATTTATTGCTAGGTTAGAAGAGACTGTAAAAAGAATGATGCCTGAGTCAGAAGGAGCAGAAATTTTATTAAAACAATTGGCTTGGGAAAATGCCAACACAGTCTGTAAAGACTTGCTACAGCCATTAAAAAGGACAGGGACAATAGAAGATTTTATCAGGACATGCATGGACGTGTCTCCTGCAGTTATTCAGGGAACGGCCATGGCAGCTGCCCTACAAGAACAGACCCTGCCACAATTCATTAAAAACAAGAACGCAGGGAAAAGACAAAAAGGGAAGTGTTTCAAGTGTGGCCAGACAGGACACTTTGAGAGGGAGTGCCCCCAAG